The Anastrepha ludens isolate Willacy chromosome 2, idAnaLude1.1, whole genome shotgun sequence genome contains a region encoding:
- the LOC128855854 gene encoding neprilysin-1, with the protein MSNFSYISALLAAVVLFAGFSASLQYPLAQNYSSGILRMAKAAQMHAYLDPSKDYCDDFYEYACGRWRKLQPTSVGKPKTAYLDQLQDLYVRKSVDMLQSGLELDNSADRILTKFFESCRNKAAVQQLGVEPILKVVDLRGGWPTIMFHSWYEYEYDWLKVVADLRRRLGVDILIGLEVVPDFAEEDMNRLKVGAPKLKLGDKQHYLDDRYDDERDDYKEGIAEKLHKYFPYMSAHWAEEVAQQVLHIEQQLAKGLPDNQQLTMVQTSRQRFVSELKVAYGNYVDLNRYLTLVVNQTIYSKVYETPQEYMPNLVEVIRDTPKLHIANYTMWRVLDHLDYAGEIDVANNENWCVRKIISFFPAQLQSMFNRNYNSVTMVNELQATWTDIKNTFHNELASPQLEWISESTRKNAIQKLEKIRLKLIARDDVEFAAELRDLEIRRDQYYSNLMNVLEWQTQHNLQTLFTKPQAVQPETRLPHYNPTNNNIEIPIIFLQTRFFWDAEYPHALRYATLGFLLAHEMLRGFDANGRRYDQHGYQRSWWDTSSAGAYDERAKCFDRNQNNKFYHHDRMTPIALDAKMKEERILDSGALAIAQLTYQQWWENVYDREDMPSKETLPLLAHTPQQLFFIGFAQLWCTDYHESVEKFEGTPEAVRVNGALANLGEFARELKCDLGSAMHPEKKCALF; encoded by the coding sequence ATGAGCAATTTTTCGTACATCAGCGCGCTGCTGGCAGCTGTTGTGCTATTCGCAGGCTTTTCTGCTTCGCTGCAATATCCGCTTGCACAAAACTACAGCAGCGGCATTCTACGCATGGCCAAGGCTGCACAAATGCACGCCTACCTGGACCCCAGCAAGGATTACTGTGATGACTTTTACGAGTACGCCTGTGGCAGGTGGCGCAAATTGCAGCCCACCTCCGTTGGCAAACCCAAGACTGCATACCTGGATCAGTTGCAGGATTTGTATGTGCGCAAGAGCGTGGATATGCTGCAAAGTGGACTCGAGTTAGACAATTCGGCCGATCGCATACTGACCAAATTTTTCGAGTCGTGCCGCAATAAAGCCGCCGTGCAACAGTTGGGTGTGGAGCCAATCTTGAAGGTGGTGGATTTGCGTGGTGGTTGGCCCACGATTATGTTTCACAGCTggtatgagtatgagtacgaTTGGCTAAAGGTCGTGGCTGATTTGCGACGCCGCTTGGGCGTGGATATATTGATTGGTTTGGAGGTAGTGCCCGACTTTGCAGAGGAGGATATGAATCGACTGAAAGTGGGTGCGCCAAAGCTCAAATTAGGTGACAAGCAGCATTACTTGGACGATCGTTACGATGATGAGCGCGATGACTACAAAGAAGGCATAGcggaaaaattgcacaaatacTTTCCGTATATGAGCGCACATTGGGCCGAGGAGGTGGCACAGCAAGTGCTCCATATTGAACAGCAATTGGCTAAAGGGCTGCCAGATAATCAGCAGTTGACAATGGTGCAGACGTCACGTCAACGTTTTGTTAGCGAGCTGAAGGTGGCTTATGGCAATTATGTCGATCTTAATCGCTACTTAACGTTGGTGGTGAATCAGACGATTTATTCGAAAGTTTACGAGACGCCACAGGAGTACATGCCCAATCTGGTCGAGGTTATAAGAGATACGCCGAAGTTGCATATAGCCAATTATACGATGTGGCGTGTGCTTGATCATCTCGATTACGCAGGCGAGATCGATGTGGCCAACAACGAAAACTGGTGCGTGCGCAAGATTATATCCTTCTTCCCAGCGCAATTGCAAAGTATGTTCAATCGCAACTACAACAGCGTCACCATGGTGAATGAGTTGCAAGCGACGTGGACAGATATTAAGAACACTTTCCACAATGAACTCGCATCGCCACAGCTCGAATGGATTTCGGAGAGTACGCGCAAAAATGCCATACAGAAATTGGAGAAAATACGACTGAAGCTGATTGCGCGCGACGATGTAGAGTTTGCGGCGGAGTTGCGCGATTTGGAAATTCGACGCGATCAATACTACAGCAACTTGATGAACGTACTGGAGTGGCAGACACAACATAATTTACAAACACTATTCACCAAACCACAAGCTGTGCAGCCTGAGACGCGTTTGCCACACTACAACCCGACCAACAATAACATCGAAATACCCATCATATTCCTACAAACGCGTTTCTTCTGGGATGCTGAGTATCCGCACGCTTTGCGTTATGCCACACTTGGCTTCCTGCTGGCTCACGAAATGTTGCGCGGTTTCGATGCCAACGGACGGCGTTACGATCAGCATGGTTATCAGCGCTCGTGGTGGGATACATCCTCGGCAGGCGCTTACGATGAGCGCGCCAAGTGTTTCGATAGAaaccaaaacaacaaattttatcaTCACGATCGCATGACCCCGATCGCACTTGACGCCAAAATGAAGGAAGAGCGTATTTTGGATAGTGGCGCTCTGGCGATAGCCCAACTCACGTATCAGCAGTGGTGGGAGAATGTGTACGATAGGGAAGACATGCCGAGCAAGGAGACACTGCCGCTGCTGGCGCATACGCCGCAGCAATTGTTCTTCATTGGATTTGCGCAGCTGTGGTGCACGGATTATCATGAGTCAGTGGAGAAATTTGAAGGCACACCTGAGGCGGTGCGTGTGAATGGGGCACTAGCCAATCTCGGGGAATTTGCGCGCGAGCTGAAGTGCGACTTGGGCAGTGCAATGCATCCGGAGAAGAAGTGCGCGTTGTTCTaa